From Macaca fascicularis isolate 582-1 chromosome 14, T2T-MFA8v1.1, a single genomic window includes:
- the LRFN4 gene encoding leucine-rich repeat and fibronectin type-III domain-containing protein 4: MAPPLLLLLLASGAAACPLPCVCQNLSESLSTLCAHRGLLFVPPNVDRRTVELRLADNFIQALGPPDFRNMTGLVDLTLSRNAITRIGARAFGDLESLRSLHLDGNRLVELGTGSLRGPVNLQHLILSGNQLGRIAPGAFDDFLESLEDLDLSYNNLRQVPWAGIGAMPALHTLNLDHNLIDALPPGAFAQLGQLSRLDLTSNRLATLAPDPLFSRGRDAEASPAPLVLSFSGNPLHCNCELLWLRRLARPDDLETCASPPGLAGRYFWAVPEGEFSCEPPLIARHTQRLWVLEGQRATLRCRALGDPAPTMHWVGPDDRLVGNSSRARAFPNGTLEIGVTGAGDAGGYTCIATNPAGEATARVELRVLALPHGGNTSAEGGRPGPSDIAASARTAAEGEGTLESEPAVQVTEVTATSGLVSWGPGRPADPVWMFQIQYNSSEDETLIYRIVPASSHHFLLKHLVPGADYDLCLLALSPAAGPSDLTATRLLGCAHFSTLPASPLCHALQAHVLGGTLTVAVGGVLVAALLVFTVALLVRGRGAGNGRLPLKLSHVQSQTNGGPSPTPKAHPPRSPPPRPQRSCSLDLGDAGCYGYARRLGGAWARRSHSVHGGLLGAGCRGVGGSAERLEESVV, translated from the exons ATGGCCCCGccgctcctgctgctgctgctggccagTGGAGCGGCCGCCTGCCCGCTGCCCTGCGTCTGCCAGAACCTGTCCGAGTCGCTCAGCACCCTTTGTGCCCACCGAGGCCTGCTGTTTGTGCCGCCCAACGTGGACCGGCGCACAGTGGAGCTGCGACTGGCTGACAACTTTATCCAGGCCCTGGGGCCCCCTGACTTCCGCAACATGACAGGGCTGGTGGACCTGACGCTGTCGCGTAATGCCATCACCCGCATTGGGGCCCGCGCCTTTGGGGACCTCGAGAGCCTTCGTTCCCTGCACCTGGATGGCAACAGGCTGGTGGAGCTGGGTACAGGCAGCCTTCGGGGCCCCGTCAACCTGCAGCACCTCATCCTCAGCGGCAACCAGCTGGGACGCATCGCGCCAGGAGCCTTTGACGACTTCCTCGAGAGCCTGGAGGACCTGGACCTGTCCTACAACAACCTCCGGCAGGTGCCCTGGGCCGGCATCGGCGCCATGCCTGCCCTGCACACCCTCAACCTGGACCATAACCTCATTGATGCACTGCCCCCAGGCGCCTTCGCCCAGCTCGGTCAGCTCTCCCGCCTGGACCTCACCTCCAACCGCCTGGCCACGCTGGCTCCGGATCCGCTCTTCTCTCGTGGGCGTGACGCAGAGGCTTCTCCCGCCCCCCTGGTGCTGAGCTTCAGCGGGAACCCCCTGCACTGCAACTGTGAGCTGCTGTGGCTGCGGCGGCTGGCGCGGCCGGACGACCTGGAGACCTGCGCCTCCCCGCCCGGCCTGGCCGGCCGCTACTTCTGGGCAGTGCCTGAGGGCGAGTTCTCCTGCGAGCCGCCCCTCATTGCCCGCCACACGCAGCGCCTCTGGGTGCTGGAAGGCCAGCGGGCCACGCTGCGGTGCCGGGCCCTGGGTGACCCCGCGCCCACCATGCACTGGGTTGGTCCTGATGACCGGTTGGTTGGCAACTCCTCCCGAGCCCGGGCTTTCCCCAACGGGACCTTAGAGATTGGGGTGACTGGCGCTGGGGATGCTGGGGGCTACACCTGCATCGCCACCAACCCTGCTGGTGAGGCCACGGCCCGAGTAGAACTGCGGGTCCTGGCCTTGCCCCACGGTGGGAACACCAGCGCTGAGGGGGGCCGCCCCGGGCCCTCGGACATCGCCGCCTCGGCTCGCACTGCTGCCGAGGGTGAGGGGACGCTGGAGTCTGAGCCAGCCGTGCAGGTGACAGAGGTGACCGCCACGTCAGGGTTGGTGAGCTGGGGTCCTGGGCGGCCAGCAGACCCAGTGTGGATGTTCCAAATCCAGTACAACAGCAGCGAGGATGAGACGCTCATCTACCG GATAGTCCCAGCCTCCAGCCACCACTTCCTGCTGAAGCACCTGGTCCCCGGCGCTGACTATGACCTCTGCCTGCTGGCCTTGTCACCGGCCGCTGGGCCCTCCGACCTCACGGCCACCAGGCTGCTGGGCTGTGCCCATTTCTCCACGCTGCCAGCCTCACCCCTGTGCCACGCCCTGCAGGCCCACGTGCTGGGCGGGACCCTGACCGTGGCCGTGGGGGGTGTGCTGGTGGCTGCCTTACTGGTCTTCACTGTGGCCTTGCTGGTTCGGGGCCGGGGGGCTGGGAATGGCCGCCTCCCCCTCAAGCTCAGCCACGTCCAGTCCCAGACCAATGGAGGCCCCAGCCCCACACCCAAGGCCCACCCGCCACGGAGCCCCCCGCCCCGGCCGCAGCGCAGCTGCTCTCTGGACCTGGGAGACGCCGGGTGCTACGGTTACGCCAGGCGCCTGGGGGGAGCCTGGGCCCGACGGAGCCACTCTGTGCACGGAGGGCTGCTCGGGGCAGGGTGCCGGGGGGTAGGAGGCAGCGCCGAGCGGCTGGAAGAGAGTGTGGTGTGA
- the LOC135967199 gene encoding uncharacterized protein, translating into MRQEAEEDGEQGGSRNFLSQAFPGIASPLPPPRHPLPRQRRRPPNLPWSPCPHPGRPPRCARRPPHLVSVAQGARAGLPASPAGPRRLLAALPRGRGPGMTGRPPPTLGPMALGPAAPARSVPGTFSQRGSRWRRRQASGCAPAGARAVDTHVEGGRGGARGDPPGPGPAPEVTGTRGCCSAHGWHPVTPEAQAGAGPPRCPPALPQRTHPGTGARAPGHPGAPASCTARAPAAAARTSLCRQPDKAPARGPLHHLPETGVFVTCRWAPSPAHPHMPTHPHVPAPTGRAERKPALLLGPSRSQTHAEGHNRSASPSHVEGPQPARGSAVGGLGRPHWQGCCGVGPRGLGLWAGAPPPPPRPVSAASPSLPSCPARPAGQAFRANRPPPRAGLVCAARLRNGRGHAVGSCASSQRFQPLLPALSPPGHFPGRAARNQLGSEKGLPA; encoded by the coding sequence ATGAGGCAGGAAGCGGAGGAGGACGGAGAGCAGGGAGGGTCCCGGAACTTCCTTTCCCAGGCGTTCCCAGGAATCGCCAGCCCCCTCCCCCCTCCGCGCCATCCCCTCCCCCGCCAGAGAAGGCGCCCCCCGAACCTCCCGTGGAGTCCGTGTCCCCACCCAGGCCGGCCCCCGCGCTGCGCCCGGCGGCCCCCTCACCTGGTGTCCGTCGCTCAGGGGGCGCGGGCCGGCCTCCCTGCGAGCCCGGCCGGCCCCCGCCGACTCCTGGCCGCTCTCCCGCGGGGGCGAGGCCCGGGGATGACCGGCCGCCCGCCGCCCACCCTCGGGCCCATGGCGCTCGGGCCCGCGGCCCCGGCTCGCTCGGTTCCCGGCACCTTTTCCCAGCGCGGTTCGCGGTGGCGGCGGCGACAGGCGAGCGGGTGCGCGCCGGCGGGCGCGCGCGCCGTGGACACGCACGTGGAGGGCGGACGGGGAGGGGCGCGCGGGGATCCACCCGGGCCCGGGCCGGCTCCCGAGGTCACGGGGACACGCGGCTGCTGCAGCGCCCACGGGTGGCACCCAGTCACGCCCGAGGCCCAGGCCGGCGCGGGCCCGCCGCGCTGCCCCCCGGCGCTGCCGCAGCGCACTCACCCTGGCACAGGCGCGCGCGCCCCCGGCCACCCTGGCGCCCCGGCATCCTGCACCGCACGGGCGCCCGCCGCCGCGGCGCGAACCTCACTCTGCAGACAGCCAGACAAAGCGCCTGCTCGCGGACCCCTTCACCATCTCCCGGAGACGGGAGTCTTTGTCACATGTCGCTGGGCACCCTCCCCAGCACAcccacacatgcccacacacccACACGTCCCTGCACCCACGGGCAGGGCCGAGCGCAAACCCGCACTGTTGCTGGGACCCTCGCGTTCACAGACACACGCTGAAGGTCATAACCGTTCTGCATCACCGAGTCACGTGGAGGGTCCCCAACCGGCACGGGGTTCGGCCGTGGGGGGGCTGGGGCGGCCCCACTGGCAAGGCTGCTGCGGGGTGGGGCCGAGAGGGCTCGGCCTCTGGGCAggcgccccgcccccgccgccccgccctGTCTctgctgcctctccctccctccccagctgccCCGCCCGCCCTGCCGGCCAGGCGTTCCGAGCCAACCGGCCTCCGCCTCGGGCCGGATTGGTCTGCGCGGCGCGGCTTCGCAACGGCCGGGGGCACGCAGTGGGAAGCTGTGCGTCCTCGCAGCGCTTTCAGCCCCTCCTTCCCGCTCTGTCCCCGCCGGGCCATTTTCCTGGAAGAGCGGCTCGGAACCAGCTGGGCTCAGAGAAAGGGCTCCCGGCGTGA